TGCATTTTATTATGaagttcataaatatttttgtattttcaggCCATAGTACAAAAAAGCAATTATTCCGAAACTAAGAAGCCATCTAAACCAAGAAAATTTAGGTTTACACTTAATAATGACAGATTATCAAGGGAGCAaagattattttatgaagaaaatggtTTTATTGTAATTCCAGGGCTTGTTCCATTTGATTGTCTTGAAACTTATAGGTAATTTTTATCTATATGTGTCTTCACATTATCTTCACTTTGTTATATTCTTATGAGCTATGTAACTAATGTGAAAACTGGTTTGGACTGTTAAATAGGGTGgaccgaaaaaactttttttggaaatctgtttttggatagtgcggaaaagttgctatatatacccgttattacccataaaaaaattcgctaaatttgtttaatatttagccggcgctatttgaccttgaaaaactgaaaaaaacgacaaaaatgcacttttgtcaaaaaaaaaaagagggggggggggggcaaaaataaaagtttgaagctagtttcaacaaacattagaagtatctgtcagtgcattagttgaaatcctcaaagatttttatacatttcatagaatatttagctacgctcctttaagactgaaacattggaaaaatgaaaaaaaaaattaaaagtagtttcgaaagaagtaagtactgaaatgttacgcaatacgttacctagaaaaaacagtgaaaattcaatcaattttatgcgacatttgtacgccaattttaaaaaatgcacacactcaaataaaaaatagttacataagatgctgattttttaatctttggttccagtagtttcttcgggataataaacggcgctcaactacttctattattcctaagattattttataactattttatatatatttgacaaatagagcccttgagtattaaaaaaatgtgaatcctctgaagtcctttgaactgattaatgaattgaacgcaagtattcttctttaagaaatgctgtaattctacacctccacagctgggagttaagcaattaaaggggtcctctcttgcgtccaatgtccacaatgagttgccactgaggcatcttatactggaattggacggttgcacaaagtggccacattcatattctggagctatcgaacaacttcttagagattgtaaaaaaatccggtggtcaaatttgataaaattgactgcaatcttctggttttggacatggaagatataaaaaatttaagtattgaacaacaatatttgtatagaatctgtcttgccgtaaaagatggtcagttgtccttcaagcgtggctgacagtagcccaggcaaactcagtcagttgTGCGCGATgactgacaactgcaaaccatttgttgcatttgtatataggcactccaactccatcagaaaatcttacaatacttgtaaagtatgtaatgttagtttatgctccaatgtggtttgaaataaaaataacaccgaactgccagtacggcgcccaacatttttggaaaatgatttctcttggaggcagtttccagacaacgttaaggagataattttcaaagttctctatggtaatgcatatttcgctcatcctgaacagctactgttgacaatgttgtttgactcaagaaaatacattcaggaattagctgttaggcgcattctgaactctagaaataagaagacgaagagctcggatggtgtacgattttttgagcgtcctaaacttaattttgaagccgttcattatgttgatttagttgattgggcaaactgtgttgtaacagagccaactcttacaatgcatctaaaagaccaacaatggaaagaaatgtgcaaagaacattctacaaagtttaatttcgagaaatttccctgtcacacgcaagctgtgaaacgttgtgtgaaactaataaccgaagctgcaataaaagttcgtggtgaaactgcacaagatggatacattcgtgcaaaacttcatgctaggaaagaacttccatcatttgataacaagggaccaTATTATTCCAAAACATAATATTCATTTTGCATGAGGTAtgataaatcaaatttgaagatttcttttttaaaattttattatctatatatgtaattctagaaaatgtatgatactattgcgtgataataattactatgattaatagtgctatttaattaattagtctatgatttaattttgaaatataattttcacattggtttttaaagaaattcaatattttttcatttttctccaatttttgatgtcggaaaggagcggttaaatgctcattaaaatcaatgaaacattttatgggctcgaactggctcgttatataacattttcggtgcattccagcaaaatatttggaatttagtttttaaaaaaattttcgacaaaaattcatttttctctttttttacggtttttcaatgtcaaatagcgccggctagatattttttaatatccaagaaattttttgtgagtgctaactagctcactacgcaacttttgcgcgctatccaaaaattgatttcgaaaaaaaaaaatttcagcttatTTCGGCCAACCCTACTGTTAAAGCctatacaatattattttttgtggtCTAGTAGGAGAACATAATGTTTCATTTATTGATTGTATTATTGAGATGAATAATCAATTTGTTATTTTCTCATCAAAAGTAATTATGTAGTAATCATAGGATTATGGGAATATAGGGTACAATAAACAATACATCtagttatattttcaaaaatgaagtatCTTACTTCTTTTATTTCAGAATAATATTTTTCACTGCATCATACTAGTTTCAACTTCTTTTTTTGaatccttcaaaaaaaataataataataatactgttaGTGTAGACAGGAAAAAGGGGCACATCTGGACAGGGGCACTCATGAGCCActcaattttaagaacttaatttaatgtgaaaaattatgCTTCAATAGCAGCAATATGatctatttttgaagaaaatttgaagcAACTGGCAATTAATTTTTCCCAGTTGTGTCAATCAAgtagtttttaaatgctttttttgtttaaatgctaATTAATAcatctttgaaaattaattaaaatgtaaatacaGGTAACTCTTGATAATTCAAGTCTCTAGGGACTGGCTAAAActttcgagttattggtagtttgagtAATTGGAAATTCCCACAGCCTTCTTCAGACTTTGGGATCCAATGAAATTttcaagataaaggaatattctagTTAAAGGCTTCAAGTTGTTAAGACTCTACTGTCAATAGTTGTTTAGTCAATATagtaatttattaacaaaatttgaTCAATAAAATGTCTACTAGGCTAAGTTATACAAAATCATATATGTTGTCTTAGAGTTGTCctaaaattactaaaattttaaattttgtcctGAAATTACTGAAATTTCGAGTTTTGAcctgtttgtgttttttttttaaatgttacatcACAAGTTACATTTCAAGTGGTCGGTATGAGaagtcaacttttttttaaaggtgccTTGAACTATGGAATTCCTTCTAAAATGGGAATAAAGAAATTGTAAGAGAGGAAATTTTTGCTTTagatgatagaatcttccttttttctgtttcttgtaaaaaaagaaaatatgcttcTTGGATAAAGTCTAAAAAGCAGACATAGATACTACTTATACTTAAATGTAAATCTGGTCTAGATCAAGcatcatttaatttcaattcccataaaaaagttttcataACCATTATCATTTTTCAGTGCTAGGCTTCTCAATTCATGCTAAACTACGTTTAACCAAAGTGAACCTAATTAACCTAAGTTAGTAGTAATAGAGTGAGTGGTATAACATGCAACacatatagggtttttttttctgcatgaagTGGCTGACATTGCtttctattataatttttattaagaaGGATAATTGAACCCCCTTTCTTCTTGAACCTTCTGAATATCACATTAATGAACTCCAGTGCTCAGACTCCACAAGTTGGGTCCATCATTAAACAGTTAAATGTTTAGAAAGGAAGTCCTATCTGCAATTTCCAAATGTTCATGTAGAGGTTAATATTGGAAAAGGACAGGTTTAGCCAGAATTTGAGATAgtggttttttgaaaatttatactagataaacgttgaaaaaaaaaatacttcatttaatcTGTAATTGCAAGGATAATTTTTACATAGAGAGGTTTTTGAGATATGCACATTCAAGATAAACAAGTTTGAGAGATTTGAGTTATTATAAGTGACGTGTTAATATTTGAAGAGTGCATGGAAGAAATGCAAAATGTCAGTTTATAGTTAGAGTGCAGATTGACTGGGCAACATTGAGTGTAGAGTTGAATTTGTTTCTCTATTTAAACAGGTAATAAAGGCGAAAGATCAAAGCAAAAAATCACCCAAAAGTTGATTCTACAGTGAAAAAGGCTGGGGTTTTGAACTTTTAAGCCTGATTTTCTCACACTGGAAAGATTGATGTTTCGTCCATCTTCTCTGTgctcttcatttttaatttattgttgttATTCATGGTATTGAAATATTAAAGtgtatttttaaatggttttttttttgttacgaacAAAATTTTCCTGAAAAGAATGTAAGAAGAAAGTCAATTGCTGTTTATGCTTGCGTTGCATTGTTGCGCATATTGTGTTACAATATGCGCAATAATCAGAAcatattttaattgttcaaattttGCCATAATGTGCCAATGTGTCTTTAAACATTGGATATTTTAATCATGTAATACTGCTTTAGTCATTACATTGAGCAATATAAAATATACATTTACAAAGCATGTATTGTTTCTTATTTGGAACTATTTtcatgttaatttttaatttgtctgCAACTTATTAAATTTGTTAATTGAATTTGTTTGAATTATTTGTGCACAATGATTGCatgttttatctttcttttttaatatgttttagaaAACGTTTTCAAGACATTTGTGATAACAAAGTGCATGTTCCTGGCCTGACGGTTATGAAAGATATTTCATATGCTAAGAACAATAAAAATGAACGTGTAATTAATAAGATACAAGATCTTATTTATGATGACGTTTTGTTTGAATACTGCAGACTTCCTCAAGTAAGTAACCTTCTGAAATACAATATAAGGTTCCCAACATTTTGTCCGTTCTCTTTGAAATGCAATATTTACATAATTGATTTTAATcaattaactttttaattgaaaaaaaaataaattgactcAGAATGCTTTTGGGTAGAAAATGCTCAAGATGATTCAGCAATTAGAAGAGATACGAACAATAACAGTGTCCTTGTAATTTCATCAATATTATTTGCTAGTCAATATGATTTCAAGTGTGTTAAGGTACGCAATTCATTTAAAAGTCTCTGGCCATGGCATCCATTGAGGGAATTGCTGCTGACTGCGATTCAAAGACTGCATTCTCTGACTTGCTATCAATTTCGAGTTAGCTGGGGAGTGTCTAACTGCAGGAATGTGATCTTCAGTAATACCTCCAGCTTCTCATTCAGTGCCGATGAGAACTagatattgtcgcctcagagcaacagtaagatatcttagtgttatttctaggattagatatcttactgtagctctgaggcgacgatatgtagaAACAGACAGTGTGAACATTCCAGTCCAACATCGTTCAGTGAACTGCGCACTGCTATAACATCTGATGTGACAATTTAGGGAGCTTTGGCAGTGAATTAACTTTAAACGTGCTGCAAAGCTCTCTTATGGCTTAGAGGTGTAGTGGTGTACCATGTTGTTATACTAAAGcaatttatgtttctaaaattgaTTATATGGCTATATAAATAGTATTCAATCATTTAATTATGGAATCATGAAGCATaaaccaaaatattaaaatgattcaAAACATTTTGTTGGAAAAGAAAAGATCTTTtacttgcaacaaaaaaaaatctaaattttgtgtGATAACTTTTTATGCAATGAGAGGTGTTATTTTGTGTGGCATGCTATTAGAGCAGATTTTAACCCTTCTCTGGGAGTCATAAAACTTAAGTCAAAAACATTGTCATTTAAGCTCCACTTTCTTGTCAGGTCTAGGTCACTATCAACTTCACAGTTCATAAACATTTCCTAAATTTATAtgaatgttatgtatttttagaaaAGTTTGAATATTTAAAGCAACAATTTTCTACGTGCAGCATCTTAGTAACTGCATGCTTTCAAGTTGAAGTAAATAATTAagtataaaactttttatttactttgagacattgctaatttttatttcctatttctTATATTTGTATACACTaaatttacatactttcgagGAAACAATTTGAAACTAATGATAGTATAATTCTGATTTTTCTATGTTAAAGAAGATCACCTTTTTGTAACATTGTTCAAAAAGTCAATGAAAAGCATTCCTTTACTAGAAAAAGGTCGGTAGAATACTGATTCAAATTCTTTTCCAATAAGTGTTGGTGGTGTAAATATTTGATGGAAGTTAGAAACTTGGATTTTAGAATTATTaaggaatttaaaatttagaaatcctGAATGTCTGAAAAAAGTGGGTTTTATACTGCACTAATCTATGTTCTGCAGTGTGAAGGTATAAGATCTATGAATGCATTTAGACTTATTACTTATTTTATACTTCTAAATATGGAATCCTTCTTTCTGCTGGAATCAGAGCTTAAACTTACTAGTGCCAAGAAATTCAAAACTGCTTTTCAAtgaatgtttcatattttttgatagtAAATGTGATTCATATCTattcatttaatatatttttcatgctttttaattCATTCTctcattttctaattttataaacaCTAAATACATTTCAGATTCTCGATTATGTGGAATGCTTTTGTGGCCCAAATATCAAGGCTGTGCATACTATGTTAATTAATAAGCCTCCTGATGCaggtataatttttgttttattaaaacttatttttcaattgaGAAAAACACTAGTTTTATTTATcggagttttttttattaaaaaatgtttaaatactgAAATAACTaattattcattttcatataGTGGTGGACAAAAAAACTGCGTCACTTGTGGAAATGTGTAGATGTGTACTAAGgttttttcatgtgtattttttagtattaatggaatttttttgattaaattcagTTGTAGGATTTAtctaattttgtttgaaataaattcttcactcttaattattccaaaaaatgaaaaaaaaaaagatgaataacgTATATTTTAAGAGAAGGTGAAACAAAGCAATTGATGCACAAATTCTATGAAATTTGCACATAACTGTAATCATATGACATATCACTTAAAATGTTTACATCCATGAGCAGCATTTTGATATTTAGTTGATCCTCCACAATATGTGAAGAGAGCCTTGCAATGATCCCACATAGAAGGTATCAGATTCAGAatgtacagtgcagaaccttttatccgggaaccaaaaaaccgggaaaccagaaaaccggcaacctttgccgattttcccgccattttttaaaaatacgcatttctggcaatttttgaaaaattaagattttttttttttgaaatacctaaaagaaaatgagcggtttcttaataaataccatattactcatctataactcaggaaaatgtttacaaaaatgaacttcaaagggttgtctttaacgcaggggaaaatttccggaatattttcttgaactaaaaagtacactcgtaagtctgaaatttttgtgttttattccaactgaaaactgaagaaatgaatattgtcacattgtaatgcaatattttattgaatggcctttaattaaaaccgtttagagcgcaagtgacgtcgcaaaagcgcgtgaaacgccgcgattctcgaattttccagttagttgatggtggaatctagaaatcgtttaacgcaagactgtaataaggctgcaggaactcataaattaaatttcaattgatattAACTTAAtggcaaaagcaatagttatcaataatcgctaacgccaaacctttacaaaaaagtgaaaaaaaaaaaagcattcatgaaaacaaattttctcatacactatagtagaagaatcgcacatttacgttcaaaaacttatttcttgcccttcccttcattctctttcattttaaagcATCGAAAACTGGTGTTTTTCGAAACTGgtgcttttcaaaatgaatgtgaggTTCTCAggttttattaaataacttaaggtttttggtgtttaaattattctttcactagtagtttttaatgttaCGATATTGAAAAGCATTTCataactgttttcttcttattttaatacgtattactatttattgtagtaatttaaattttataaacaatcggtcaagagctctttttagcgatccagaaaaccgggaaattcagatatccgggatagctatggtcccgaacttcccggataattggttctctactgtactgCTGACTAATTCCATGGAAATGGAGCATAATAATGCTTGCAGGCTTACCTTGGTAGCAAGCTTCTTAGTAGTAATTTTGTACCACGTATATGCCCAAAAAAAACTTTCAGGGCTATTTCCTGTCCACTCCAAAACTTTTATACTGAATTTTCTCATATAGAACTGCATCTCAAGTTGAGAAAATTGGGTAAAATTACCTTTCCGATTTCTGTAATATTTTGGAGATGAAAATTAGTGAATTAGAGGCTACAAAATCATTCATGTTTAACTTGAATTTGACGTAGTAATATTGTTGTATGAGAGTGAAGAGTCCTATTGAAAAATGCAACTGTCAACATGATTCGGCAATGCTTGAAATTTACAACTTGAATAATGAATGCATCTTTGATTCCCAGGTTGTGCACAATCCCTTCAGTGGGTTAATAAAATGAGAACCGAGTGTGCTTGGGAACAAAACCTGAAGCGTCCTAAATCTGAAGGTagaataaatactaaagaaaagAGCTGTGATTAGTATTAAACATTTTGTAACTAAGCGAAGAGTTGAGTCAATATAAGAAGATGGATTTGAATTTAAGAATAAACTGGGATTCCAACAAAAGCCTTTTTTCCAGAGAAAATTCAAAACCTAGAATGGAGATTGAGATGTTATCAAAACTATGAACTTGAAAGTGCTGAAGTTCTTTATCTTCTTTGTCTTTAAAGACAGGGATATCATGGCGATGATTATTGATTCGTAAATTAAGCAAGTTGCTAGTTTTGCCTTGTCTGCTTGCTATTTAATTTGTGTTCATATAATATTTACCTGACTTACTTGTTTGGCTACTTTGCGCATCTTTGGGCTTGTGgtttattcttattttaattttcctcCATAATGTGATTTAtatattattgtttcaaaaaagttACGTGCTCTGTAAGATGTTCATAAAGAAAgcacttaattttgaaaaaaagaaaacaaaaaattgatttaaaaagaagacaatgttgtttttttctttaaatgtcatGCTTCAAATATTTGTCTCTTTAAGCATTTTGATCttaactattcatattttattttaattacatgcTTTGAGAAACTAAACTAATGGTTTGAAAAGTTTTGGCAAGCTTGAAAGAACTTATTGATATTCAATTAACTCTTATACATTTTTAACGTAACATTTAAATGAGCTTAAGGTAagagaaacttttaaaatgttcttgaaGTGATTATTCTGTTTGTTGATTTTTATTGGGTTGATTTGTGCCTTTGTGTTTCATAATTTGCTTGTCAAAACAACTCATGCCAGAGATACATGATATATCGATATCTGTACTGGTTtgtaccatttttattttttctattttaggtTCATTATCTTCTCGTCACCCTCTCCATCAAGATTTACATTATTTCCCATTCAGACCTGCAGATAGAATTGTATGTGCATGGACTGCCATGGAAAGAGTGAATCGCGCTAATGGATGTTTAGTTGCTATTCCAGGGACACATCAAGGTGAACTGTTGCAACATGACTATCCTGACTGGGAGGTAAGCAAAGCTAAAGTACaaagttttatgaaattgaaaatattttgagggaAATCCTGTTACAAAAAAGTTGAAGGAACTGCAAATTCTATTCTTTAGAATGAGAATTTCATTGTAATGAAATTCCAACTATGTAATGGAAAGTAAATttggactgaaaatttattttactatagCGGACATTTCATTGTATTGATATTTGCTGTGATGGGATTCCCCTGTTCTGTAAAAGAACTCTGTATAAAAAACAATGCAGTGAAGTATGTTTGCTTAAATCAGCCTCAGTTATTTCTTGAAAacaatatcagaaacatttttataagtattttttttttcttgctttaattTTACATTATTAAGATTTTCATCCTAACGAAAAGTGTTCCAGACAATAGAGCCCATATGACTTTTCCAAATTACTATTTTGTAaggaaataaatttgaataatagGGCATTCTCACAAAAACAGTCATTTTGAGCTAATAAAAGTAGATTAAATAAAAATGGATGAAAACTAGTGAAGTATTTTCTATGAATAAACATATGCAATTGCagttatatatataattataaaataagtgaagaatattgaaaagaccaaaccaaaagcccatagatgtgcaacgcagcaaaactaaaaagccaagtaaatatataaagtatacaagccaaataacaagttttaaacattttaagaaaaataatgatgggggaaaaaggaaaatacaagcagcaattaaTAGCAAAAAGTCGAAAGGTTGAATCCACAGGTCATCAGCTGTGAAGGATTCAAAAAATATGATCAAAGATCAAAAAATAAACTACAAAGAGAGTGTTTAAGCCCCAGTATATGCAATACAGAGTAACATTGGGCTAAATACACCACATgttaaacaataaacaagaacttaaacctaaaattaaaagcagggggtttcgcctcgactaattaggataAAACGAGTTCCGATAAATAGCCTTAAACAGGACAGCACCTGCCAATAACTTAAATCATCTTACCTTAAGATCTGAAGAGACCAAACCCAATCCTGTATTCAGCAGATCGATATTCAGTTCAATTATAAACATTAaagtgaaaattaattaaaatgtccGTATCCGAAGTAATCAGCATAAGgttggtagatttttgtgcaataaatttcttagCTCTATCTGTCCTCGttcttttttacttcaaaatgggccttactttaaaaacatgcctggtatatacttatttatttattattcctttcacacgtgtctcaaatactaattgtttaagcatatttaattttttaatattgtgttttagtttgttttagtagaataaggagtcatgtcatacaataaattctcacctccgttacctaaacacaaaatgccattcctcattaacacatggCTGTAGTGACATCAAATTCTATTTTCCAATATAcaagggagccccccccccctccctttttttttttttttttactttcagccataaagaagttggaAGATTTATGTTGAAATACATGAAgacaaattatgttttaaaaaccaagtgtGGTTACTGTGACTTTtcacctccatgaacttgaatttcagggatgtaatttaatgtaaaaaaataagtgaacatgCTTTCAAATGCTTAACAtagtgcagattgtagcaacaaagaaacaaaatatttccttgaaaaatgtGTCTATTAGGCCTAtaataatggaaaattcctcacctctgtgacagtcaatgtcattatttcttaaagtgaaaataactgatggaggggaaataaatCAATCTTAGGCATTAGTCAAAATTATAACTTGTCAGAATATTCTTAAATttgctaaatactatttttaacacacatttgaactaaaagaatAACTAATTAAGACATGCTTTAATtaggagagcttaatattagattctcACTAATCATTAAAAGAACTCATTGTTTgcccaattaacaaaattactactttgatattaagttGGCCTCGATTTTCAAacgttaaaagttttcttttttttttatttccgtgaacaaggcgttattttattattatatttttttatttataggtaaaaataattggaacttagctccCTTTCAACCGGCTCCCCTGCCACCTATGccttgtgttttcaatttttgacaaaatttatttcTGTGTTTATTCAGTATTTTAGGGTAATGGTAATGCAGCTTATATCATTGATTTCTTTCTTCCAAATTTCCTTTTTATACACTGTATTTGATTTTAACATACAATCATTTTGCTTAATGTGCACTTAATCCTTAAAttattccagtttattttcttgtATTATATTTGTTAGGGAGGTGTAAATAAAATGTACCATGGTGTTTCAAACTTGGAGCAAGAAAAAATGTCTAGACGTGTCTACTTGGAAATGGAAGCCGGTGATACTGTATTTTTTCATCCTGTTCTTATTCATGGATCTggagcaaataaaacaaatgggtTTAGAAAAGTAAGTCTTATGttcgtattatttatttttcacttaaagtggtttatgcattaaaaatattttcaaattaattttatattgaaCACAGTTGCACTCTTGTACTTTAAACTCCTCTCTTGAgttaacatttctttctttttttttttcaaatctttttcagCTAAAAAATCGATGGTTAGtcacattttgaaacaaaaatgattgATACCTAGA
This sequence is a window from Uloborus diversus isolate 005 chromosome 10, Udiv.v.3.1, whole genome shotgun sequence. Protein-coding genes within it:
- the LOC129230983 gene encoding phytanoyl-CoA dioxygenase, peroxisomal-like, with amino-acid sequence MAEERIKTIYRHLNPSLKQPPEMLAFGMQNPMKAIVQKSNYSETKKPSKPRKFRFTLNNDRLSREQRLFYEENGFIVIPGLVPFDCLETYRKRFQDICDNKVHVPGLTVMKDISYAKNNKNERVINKIQDLIYDDVLFEYCRLPQILDYVECFCGPNIKAVHTMLINKPPDAGSLSSRHPLHQDLHYFPFRPADRIVCAWTAMERVNRANGCLVAIPGTHQGELLQHDYPDWEGGVNKMYHGVSNLEQEKMSRRVYLEMEAGDTVFFHPVLIHGSGANKTNGFRKAISCHYAACECDYIDVKGTSQQNIEKEILEVAKKKGAELDDLKYVFQIRGRLIRGEEVTL